One Dromiciops gliroides isolate mDroGli1 chromosome 3, mDroGli1.pri, whole genome shotgun sequence DNA segment encodes these proteins:
- the LOC122746294 gene encoding E3 ubiquitin-protein ligase TRIM11-like: MASLSKLIQDLQEELICSICREYFTDPITIECGHSYCQSCLIISCQEASTPFSCPECKSVSQLRDFQINVHLGQLATIAQKLRPHCVQYPEGNDKCEIHQKVKNLFCEDDHSPICVLCSQSQEHEAHRFYSISEAAANLREKLQGSVIHLQKKNKKVMRQMTYERLKFKQMKDMKRVLTRNDSLLQKEIEFFHVNMKIYPIPGIIKRIFCFKEYVTLDCNTADPGLIISQDLKSVRYGGAQEEVPNNSGRFLDFAQVLATQSFISRRCYWEVEVPNNTAWCVGICKNSKDLQDFFMLMTEQKNDCYYIYAIAQHNLYPQIHVRYRQMTVPNLKVGIFLDYECGEISFYHVEKRYLIYTFPPISFSGLLTPFFCLSKKVLESDGSLTICS, translated from the exons ATGGCCTCTTTGTCAAAGCTGATTCAAGACCTCCAAGAAGAGCTCATCTGCTCCATCTGCAGGGAGTATTTCACAGACCCAATTACTATTGAGTGTGGCCACAGTTATTGCCAGAGTTGCCTCATCATCAGCTGCCAGGAAGCCTCAACCCCTTTCTCCTGTCCAGAGTGCAAGAGTGTCTCCCAACTGAGGGATTTCCAAATTAATGTTCATCTTGGGCAACTGGCAACCATTGCTCAAAAACTAAGGCCCCATTGTGTTCAGTAccctgaaggaaatgacaagtgtGAGATACATCAGAAAGTGAAGAATCTGTTCTGTGAGGATGACCATAGCCCAATCTGTGTGCTCTGTTCTCAATCCCAGGAGCATGAGGCTCACAGATTCTATAGCATAAGTGAGGCTGCTGCGAACTTGAGG GAGAAGCTCCAAGGAAGTGTGATTCATTtgcagaagaaaaataagaaggtCATGAGACAGATGACTTATGAGAGGTTGAAATTTAAACAGATGAAG gatatGAAAAGAGTGTTAACCAG GAATGATTCTCtactacagaaggaaatagaattCTTCCATGTAAATATGAAGATCTATCCTATCCCTGGAATTATAAAAAGGATTTTCTGTTTCAAAG AGTACGTCACTCTGGATTGCAACACGGCTGATCCAGGTCTCATCATATCTCAGGATTTGAAGAGTGTTCGATATGGAGGTGCCCAAGAGGAAGTGCCTAACAACAGTGGGAGATTTCTAGATTTTGCCCAAGTTCTTGCTACTCAATCCTTCATTTCAAGGAGATGCTACTGGGAGGTGGAGGTGCCAAACAACACTGCCTGGTGTGTTGGCATCTGTAAAAATTCAAAAGATCTTCAAGACTTCTTTATGCtcatgactgaacaaaagaatGATTGCTACTATATTTATGCCATAGCCCAGCACAATCTTTATCCTCAAATCCATGTAAGATACCGCCAGATGACTGTGCCCAACTTAAAGGTTGGCATTTTCCTTGACTACGAATGTGGAGAGATATCATTTTATCATGTAGAAAAAAGGTATCTAATTTAtactttccctcctatttccttcTCAGGATTGCTCACACCCTTCTTCTGTCTTTCCAAGAAAGTCCTGGAAAGTGATGGCTCTCTTACAATCTGTTCCTAA